One stretch of Procambarus clarkii isolate CNS0578487 chromosome 35, FALCON_Pclarkii_2.0, whole genome shotgun sequence DNA includes these proteins:
- the LOC138371293 gene encoding uncharacterized protein — protein MDLPSTSNGLQGKFLRRCTNCKQCVHVRSNVCKFCQCDFRNSRELMKKEEEARFLLKGKKALERNTASRVLRRIENQLTYLRGCGYESIVIYYKKGPARVTHGILPNNVIQEEDKKIFTTNFFLSRTRKLDADKLTLGSEGDSDNALEKNPDELQVQQVHKVQKVPQVQEIQQLQKVPQVEHLQKVPPVQQGLPLAILQKQQEVQVVKFEPQGTTPGKQCSNNGMGILKYLRKQVKKDKQ, from the exons atggatctacctagtacatccaatg gtcttcagggaaaattcttgaggagatgcacaaactgcaaacaatgtgtgcatgtccgaagcaatgtttgcaagttctgccagtgtgacttccgaaacagtagagaattaatgaagaaagaagaggaagcccgttttctacttaaaggcaagaaggctttagaacgaaatacagcaagccgggttctacgaaggattgaaaatcag cTAACATATCTGCGTGGCTGTGGGTATGAATCAATCGTTATCTATTACAAGAAAGGACCAGCACGGGTGACGCATGGTATCCTACCAAACAACGTAATAcaagaagaggacaagaagatcttcaccactaacttctttttgt cacgcacaaggaagcttgatgcagataaacttacattaggatcagaaggtgatagcgataatgccctggaaaaaaatcctgacgagctacaagtgcagcaggtgcataaagtccaaaaagtaccgcaggtgcaagaaattcaacaattacaaaaagttccgcaggtggaacatttacaaaaagttccgccggtgcaacaagggctaccattagcaatccttcagaaacagcaagaagtacaagtagtaaaatttgaaccacagggaactacaccaggaaaacagtgtagtaacaacggaatgggaattttaaaatacctgaggaaacaggtaaaaaaggacaaacaatag